One Pectobacterium colocasium DNA segment encodes these proteins:
- the purM gene encoding phosphoribosylformylglycinamidine cyclo-ligase: MTDKTSLSYKDAGVDIDAGNALVDRIKGVVKQTRRPEVMGGLGGFGALCALPQKYREPILVSGTDGVGTKLRLAMDLKRHDTIGIDLVAMCVNDLVVQGAEPLFFLDYYATGKLDVDTAASVITGIAEGCKQSGCALVGGETAEMPGMYHGEDYDVAGFCVGVVEKSEIIDGSKVQNGDVLVALASSGPHSNGYSLVRKVLEVSKTDPEQFELEGKPLADHLLAPTKIYVKSILSLIEKVDVHAISHLTGGGFWENIPRVLPEGMQATIDESSWQWPAVFNWLQQAGNVSRHEMYRTFNCGVGMIIALPAEQADEAVALLNSSGENAWKIGVITQTDAGDAVVIN; this comes from the coding sequence GTGACCGACAAAACCTCTCTCAGTTATAAAGACGCAGGCGTGGATATCGATGCAGGTAATGCATTGGTCGACCGTATCAAAGGTGTAGTGAAACAGACTCGTCGCCCGGAAGTTATGGGTGGATTGGGTGGTTTCGGTGCCTTGTGCGCCTTACCGCAAAAATACCGCGAACCGATTCTGGTTTCCGGCACTGACGGAGTCGGCACCAAACTGCGCCTGGCGATGGATCTGAAACGCCACGATACCATTGGTATCGATCTGGTTGCGATGTGCGTGAACGATCTGGTGGTTCAGGGCGCAGAGCCGCTGTTCTTCCTCGACTATTACGCTACAGGCAAACTGGATGTTGATACGGCTGCCAGCGTGATTACTGGTATCGCAGAAGGCTGTAAACAATCAGGCTGTGCGCTGGTTGGTGGCGAAACCGCAGAAATGCCGGGCATGTACCACGGCGAAGACTACGACGTAGCTGGCTTCTGCGTCGGTGTGGTAGAAAAATCAGAAATCATCGACGGCAGCAAAGTCCAGAACGGTGATGTGCTGGTTGCCCTCGCGTCCAGCGGCCCCCACTCAAACGGCTATTCTCTGGTACGCAAGGTGCTTGAAGTCAGCAAAACCGATCCAGAGCAGTTCGAGCTGGAAGGCAAACCGCTGGCCGACCACCTGCTGGCACCGACCAAAATCTACGTGAAATCCATCCTGTCCCTGATTGAGAAAGTGGACGTTCATGCGATTTCTCACCTGACCGGCGGCGGCTTCTGGGAAAATATCCCACGCGTTCTGCCAGAAGGTATGCAGGCAACTATCGACGAATCCAGCTGGCAATGGCCTGCGGTTTTCAACTGGCTGCAACAGGCTGGGAATGTCAGCCGCCATGAAATGTATCGTACTTTTAACTGCGGTGTTGGTATGATCATCGCACTGCCAGCCGAACAGGCAGACGAGGCCGTTGCATTACTCAACAGCAGCGGCGAAAACGCATGGAAAATCGGCGTCATTACTCAAACCGATGCCGGAGACGCAGTGGTTATTAACTGA
- the purN gene encoding phosphoribosylglycinamide formyltransferase, translating into MKNIVVLISGHGSNLQALIDASKNGRLKGKIAAVFSNNAEAYGLERAQNADIPTFVLNPEDFADRAAFDAALANEIEQHEPALVILAGYMRILSPEFVAQFAGKMLNIHPSLLPKYPGLHTHRKALENGDREHGTSVHFVTDELDGGPLILQAKVPVFSDDTEESLSERVKTHEHTIYPMVINWFLNGRLVMRDNEAWLDSVRIPPQGYAAE; encoded by the coding sequence ATGAAAAACATCGTTGTGCTGATTTCAGGTCATGGAAGCAACTTGCAGGCGTTGATTGACGCCAGTAAGAACGGACGTCTCAAAGGAAAGATCGCCGCCGTATTCAGTAATAATGCGGAGGCCTACGGGTTAGAACGCGCACAGAATGCGGATATTCCGACGTTCGTCCTGAACCCTGAAGATTTTGCCGATCGCGCTGCATTTGATGCCGCGCTGGCAAATGAAATTGAGCAACATGAGCCGGCGCTGGTGATCTTAGCGGGTTACATGCGGATTCTTAGCCCGGAATTTGTTGCTCAGTTTGCAGGCAAAATGCTGAACATTCACCCTTCTCTGCTACCTAAGTATCCCGGCCTGCATACGCACCGCAAGGCGCTGGAAAATGGCGATCGGGAACACGGGACTTCCGTACATTTTGTCACCGATGAATTGGATGGCGGTCCACTGATTCTGCAAGCGAAGGTGCCAGTATTTAGTGATGACACCGAAGAAAGCCTGAGCGAGCGCGTGAAAACGCACGAGCACACAATTTATCCGATGGTCATTAACTGGTTCCTGAATGGCAGACTGGTGATGCGGGATAATGAAGCCTGGCTGGACAGCGTGCGTATTCCCCCACAGGGCTACGCTGCCGAGTAA